The genomic region AGGGAGCAACCCAAAGGGCAGTACACTCCTGATATGGCGGAAAGTGCGGCGTATTCCACCTATGAACCCATCCCCAAGGGCGTAGTGCCTAACAATACCGAAGCGCAACTGCCTCCCGAGCACACGGTAAGCCGCGGGGCGCTACCATATCCGTATCCCAATACAGCGGAAGGCTATAATGCCGCCAGAGATTCGCTTATCAATCCTTTGGCAAAGGAAGTAGCACAAAAACCTGAGCTTCTCACCGAAGGAAAGGCATTGTACGATATTTATTGCGCCCTCTGTCACGGGGTAAAAGGCGATGGGCAGGGCAATTTGGTAACAACAGAGAAGATAAGCGGTGTGCCAGCCTACAAGATGCGCCCCATCACACAGGGAAGCATCTATCACGTAATGTATTACGGACGTGGCACAATGGGGGCTTTCTCTTATCAGCTCAGCGAAAAAGAGCGCTGGGAAGTAGTGTTATATGTAGAAAAACTACGCAACGATGCTTTAAAACCCTAAAATGTATCCTTAACAATGACCGTCTATGCAAAAGTATATCTTTCATAAAAAGCTCAACTACCTTTCCTTGCTAATGATAGCAATAGGTCTACTTGGATTTTTCTTTTCCTTTGGCAAGGCAATGGGAAACACACAGGCATACGCTGAAGAGCTGCAAA from Capnocytophaga haemolytica harbors:
- a CDS encoding c-type cytochrome, which produces MNKRFHIVIYGVFALALGACTNREQPKGQYTPDMAESAAYSTYEPIPKGVVPNNTEAQLPPEHTVSRGALPYPYPNTAEGYNAARDSLINPLAKEVAQKPELLTEGKALYDIYCALCHGVKGDGQGNLVTTEKISGVPAYKMRPITQGSIYHVMYYGRGTMGAFSYQLSEKERWEVVLYVEKLRNDALKP